A region from the Panicum hallii strain FIL2 chromosome 1, PHallii_v3.1, whole genome shotgun sequence genome encodes:
- the LOC112878891 gene encoding lectin-like: MGDHAALAALAVACAVMAAASAQLCGQHAGGMLCPHNLCCSRSGLCGLGADYCGAGCQSGACCPSLRCGAQAACPGNLCCSARGVCGLGLEYCGAGSGGAANATCGGVAGGRACPGNLCCGPYGRCGLGVEFCGDGCQSGACCEQRCGWQAGGDGCTNGYCCGRLGYCGIGGEYCGAGCQSGPCVDAGGGDAARAVGDLLNRTASAAGTKASLPQ; the protein is encoded by the coding sequence ATGGGGGATCACGCAGCCCTGgccgcgctcgccgtcgccTGCGCGGTAATGGCGGCCGCCTCGGCGCAGCTGTGCGGGCAGCACGCGGGGGGCATGCTGTGCCCGCACAACCTCTGCTGCAGCCGGTCGGGCCTCTGCGGGCTGGGCGCCGACTACTGCGGCGCCGGGTGCCAGAGCGGCGCCTGCTGCCCGAGCCTCCGGTGCGGCGCGCAGGCCGCGTGCCCCGGCAACCTCTGCTGCAGCGCGCGCGGCGTCTGCGGCCTCGGCCTCGAGTACTGCGGCGCCggaagcggcggcgccgccAACGCCACGTGCGGCGGCGTCGCCGGCGGGCGGGCCTGCCCCGGCAACCTCTGCTGCGGCCCATACGGGCGCTGCGGCCTCGGCGTCGAGTTCTGCGGCGACGGCTGCCAGAGCGGCGCGTGCTGCGAGCAGCGCTGCGGGTGGcaggccggcggcgacggctgcACCAACGGCTACTGCTGCGGCCGGCTCGGGTActgcggcatcggcggcgagtACTGCGGCGCCGGATGCCAGAGCGGCCCGTGcgtcgacgccggcggcggcgatgcggcCCGTGCCGTGGGAGACCTCCTCAACCGGACGGCTTCTGCTGCTGGAACCAAGGCGTCTTTGCCGCAGTAG
- the LOC112893718 gene encoding nuclear ribonuclease Z, translated as MAKVSESAAESASTAASPLPPASAPPSRPKAKHRQEIEGYPVEGVSIGGQETCVIFPTLSLAFDIGRCPQRAVSQEFLFISHGHLDHIGGLPMYVATRGLFRLRPPTIFVPACLRDLVERLFEVHRAIDQSELKHNLVPLEVGEEYEFRRDLKVRAFRTCHVIPSQGYVIYSVKQKLKQDFIGLPGSEIKRLKLSGVEVTNTVSTPEIAFTGDTTSDFILDPDNADVLAAKILVVESTFLDDSIPVEHAREYGHTHLFEIASQSDKLGNKAILLIHFSARYTTEEIDAAIIRLPESFRNRIYALKEGF; from the exons atggcGAAGGTCAGCGAGTCCGCGGCGGAGTCTGCGTCCACCGCAGCCTCTCCACTTCCTCCCGCCTCGGCGCCGCCTTCGAGGCCGAAGGCGAAGCACCGGCAGGAGATCGAGGGGTACCCCGTGGAGGGCGTCTCCATCGGCGGCCAAGAGACCTGCGTCATCTTCCCCACGCTGAGCCTAGCCTTCGACATCGGCCGGTGCCCGCAGCGCGCCGTCTCGCAGGAGTTCCTCTTCATCTCCCACGGGCACCTCGACCACATCGGGGGGCTCCCCATGTACGTGGCCACGCGGGGGCTCTTCAGGCTGCGCCCGCCCACCATCTTCGTCCCGGCGTGCCTCCGGGACCTCGTGGAGCGGCTCTTCGAGGTGCACCGCGCTATAGACCAGTCCGAGCTCAAGCACAACCTGGTCCCCCTCGAGGTCGGGGAGGAGTACGAGTTCAGGAGGGACCTCAAGGTCAGGGCTTTCAGGACCTGCCACGTCATACCCAGCCAG GGGTATGTGATATACTCGGTGAAGCAGAAGCTCAAGCAGGATTTCATTGGCCTCCCGGGGAGCGAGATCAAGCGGCTCAAGTTATCAGGTGTGGAG GTCACGAATACGGTGTCCACCCCTGAAATTGCTTTCACGGGAGATACAACGTCAGATTTTATTCTTGATCCAGATAATGCAGACGTGTTGGCAGCAAAAATTCTTGTTGTGGAG AGTACTTTTCTAGATGACTCCATTCCGGTTGAGCATGCAAGAGAATATGGGCACACACACTTATTTGAG ATAGCGAGCCAGTCTGACAAGCTTGGAAACAAAGCTATTCTACTCATTCACTTTTCTGCTCGTTATACTACAGAG GAAATTGATGCAGCAATAATCAGATTACCAGAGTCTTTCCGAAACAGAATTTATGCATTGAAGGAAGGCTTCTAA